The Chitinophaga pinensis DSM 2588 region AGTTATATCATGGCATTATGGGAATTAAGCCGGAAGAAAGTAGCATCAGTACTGGTAAAAGATGATACCTATGACCTGACCTTAACAGGTATAGAAAGCAGCATCTCCGTATTAAAAGCCTGTGAAAAGCTACTCAAACAGCTGGAGCAGGAAGGACGCGATAACGATCAGCCATGGGTAAAATGGTCAGAGATCGTACGCACGATCACTACAGATGACCGGTTGAAAGATTTCTCTAAGCCTGCCAGGTCTTTAATGGATAATGTACGGCTGCATCATATGCTGACAGGCGTATTTCGTAGTCAGCTGAAAACGCTCCTTGAACTGATCTATGAAACAGACCTGTACCTGGCAGTAGCAGGCGTAGCGAAGGCAAAAGGCTTCTCCTATGCACAGGCATTACCGAAGGATCGGAATATACTGGAAGCTAAAGGACTGAGACATCCGGGGCTTGATAAGGGCGTCGCTAACTCATTGTCCTTTAATGCCGGTACGAATGTCCTGTTTCTTACCGGTGCAAACATGGCGGGTAAGTCAACATTGATGAAGTCGACAGGTATTCTCATTTATCTTGCGCATATGGGATTCCCGGTAGCAGCCACTGAAGTGAAATTTTCTATATTGGATGGTATTTATTCTTCCGTGAATGTGCCCGATGACCTGAATAAAGGATATAGTCACTTCTATGCGGAAGTACTGCGCGTGAAAAAGGTAGCAGAAGAAGTAGCTACAGATAAATCTTTGTTTGTCATCTTTGATGAGCTGTTCAAAGGTACAAACGTAAAAGATGCTTATGACGCTACCCTGGCGGTAACTGAAGCGTTCACTGATTTTACAAATTGTTTCTTTATCATTTCCACGCATATATTTGAAGTCGGACATGCATTGAATAATGGTGGATCACAGATCGCGTTTGAATTCCTTCCAACCATCATGAACAATAACGTGCCGCAGTATACATATCAGCTGCAGAAAGGTATTACTACTGACAGACAGGGCATGATCATTATTGAGAATG contains the following coding sequences:
- a CDS encoding MutS-related protein — protein: MSFIADKQMLDDLSLLGKFNPGSVFSLFNQVKTRGAEKLLDAMFLHPLSDVEAINNRSAVFRYFNQHPVSFPFDEKQLERMESYMDEGGDGSYIMALWELSRKKVASVLVKDDTYDLTLTGIESSISVLKACEKLLKQLEQEGRDNDQPWVKWSEIVRTITTDDRLKDFSKPARSLMDNVRLHHMLTGVFRSQLKTLLELIYETDLYLAVAGVAKAKGFSYAQALPKDRNILEAKGLRHPGLDKGVANSLSFNAGTNVLFLTGANMAGKSTLMKSTGILIYLAHMGFPVAATEVKFSILDGIYSSVNVPDDLNKGYSHFYAEVLRVKKVAEEVATDKSLFVIFDELFKGTNVKDAYDATLAVTEAFTDFTNCFFIISTHIFEVGHALNNGGSQIAFEFLPTIMNNNVPQYTYQLQKGITTDRQGMIIIENEGILDML